The Lepeophtheirus salmonis chromosome 1, UVic_Lsal_1.4, whole genome shotgun sequence genome has a segment encoding these proteins:
- the LOC121123893 gene encoding chymotrypsin-like protease CTRL-1: protein MKLIISWICILSVTSAAYGEKECRTSSGKCEFPFVYSGTHSICTQSGSKDEPRPWCYQGSDSDSKWDYCPENCFECGVSNNITISCNKQWQGEEGDLENDAFPWHVFIVGRAEQEKLCNGIILTHNRLLTTANCAQYYHSKVIDVYAGSGGRFPSNGYQAVSIQKYIQHENYNMTTRENNIAIIFLNNNLVWNDKVLPICFSSDNFPVEEGKKATFTGSNIVQNDYEISRIHYSIVKTVPDYLDKVCKNEGFLCTTRNSVRDDHNEGGPLTVCQNSTRCVVVGILSYIKSHRNILVFTNISMHIDWINKYI from the exons ATGAAGCTGATTATTTCATGGATCTGTATACTCTCAGTAACTTCTGCAGCATATGGTGAAAAAG aatgtAGAACGTCTTCTGGCAAATGTGAATTTCCGTTCGTTTATTCTGGGACGCATAGTATTTGTACTCAAAGTGGTTCAAAGGATGAACCTAGACCTTGGTGTTACCAGGGATCTGATAGTGATAGTAAGTGGGACTATTGCCCAGAAAATTGTTTCG AATGTGGAGTATCCAATAACATAACAATCTCATGTAATAAGCAATGGCAGGGCGAAGAGGGAGATTTGGAAAACGATGCATTCCCTTGGCATGTGTTTATAGTAGGGAGAGCTgaacaagaaaaattatgtaacgGAATTATATTAACTCATAATCGTCTGCTAACTACAGCTAATTGTGCacaatattatcattcaaaagTAATTGAT gTATATGCTGGATCAGGTGGACGCTTTCCATCAAATGGTTATCAGGCAGTATCAATTCAAAAGTATATTCAACATGAAAATTACAACATGACTACACGTGAAAACAACATTGCcataattttccttaataataatttagtatgGAATGATAAAGTTCTTCCCATTTGCTTTTCCAGCGATAACTTTCCAGTAGAGGAGGGGAAAAAAGCGACTT TTACTGGAtcaaatattgtacaaaatgaCTATGAAATAAGTCGTATTCACTATTCTATAGTCAAAACAGTGCCGGATTATTTGGACAAGGTTTGCAAAAATGAGGGTTTCCTATGCACAACGAGAAACTCAGTAAGGGATGACCATAATGAGGGAGGACCATTAACCGTATGTCAAAATTCGACAAGATGTGTTGTTGTGGGCATATTATCATACATAAAGTCTCATAGGAATATCcttgtttttacaaatatttcaatgcaTATAGATtggataaacaaatatatttaa
- the LOC121123903 gene encoding chymotrypsin-like protease CTRL-1 has protein sequence MKLIISWICILSVTSAAYGEKECRTSSGKCEFPFVYSGTHSICTQSGSKDEPRPWCYQGSDSDSKWDYCPENCFECGVSNNITISCNKQWQGEEGDLENDAFPWHVFIVGRAEQEKLCNGIILTHNRLLTTANCAQYYHSKVIDVYAGSGGRFPSNGYQAVSIQKYIQHENYNMTTRENNIAIIFLNNNLVWNDKVLPICFSSDNFPVEEGKKATFTGSNIVQNDYKISRIHYSIVKTVPDYLDKVCKNEGFLCTTRNSVRDDHNEGGPLTVCQNSTRCVVVGILSYIKSHRNILVFTNISMHIDWINKYI, from the exons ATGAAGCTGATTATTTCATGGATCTGTATACTCTCAGTAACTTCTGCAGCATATGGTGAAAAAG aatgtAGAACGTCTTCTGGCAAATGTGAATTTCCGTTCGTTTATTCTGGGACGCATAGTATTTGTACTCAAAGTGGTTCAAAGGATGAACCTAGACCTTGGTGTTACCAGGGATCTGATAGTGATAGTAAGTGGGACTATTGCCCAGAAAATTGTTTCG AATGTGGAGTATCCAATAACATAACAATCTCATGTAATAAGCAATGGCAGGGCGAAGAGGGAGATTTGGAAAACGATGCATTCCCTTGGCATGTGTTTATAGTAGGGAGAGCTgaacaagaaaaattatgtaacgGAATTATATTAACTCATAATCGTCTGCTAACTACAGCTAATTGTGCacaatattatcattcaaaagTAATTGAT gTATATGCTGGATCAGGTGGACGCTTTCCATCAAATGGTTATCAGGCAGTATCAATTCAAAAGTATATTCAACATGAAAATTACAACATGACTACACGTGAAAACAACATTGCcataattttccttaataataatttagtatgGAATGATAAAGTTCTTCCCATTTGCTTTTCCAGCGATAACTTTCCAGTAGAGGAGGGGAAAAAAGCGACTT TTACTGGAtcaaatattgtacaaaatgaCTATAAAATAAGTCGTATTCACTATTCTATAGTCAAAACAGTGCCGGATTATTTGGACAAGGTTTGCAAAAATGAGGGTTTCCTATGCACAACGAGAAACTCAGTAAGGGATGACCATAATGAGGGAGGACCATTAACCGTATGTCAAAATTCGACAAGATGTGTTGTTGTGGGCATATTATCATACATAAAGTCTCATAGGAATATCcttgtttttacaaatatttcaatgcaTATAGATtggataaacaaatatatttaa
- the LOC121126707 gene encoding uncharacterized protein isoform X2 — MSFTPLVLLLFIGVDINGELGKCRDLISGCVKSSDCFESGYYYYCNGTCGCTDGHCKDRIDTCKETLSYCFNEEDQGYCEQSCGYCLLKNCKDLPDPNLCNSYKHHCDEENVRYFCPKTCGVCDKICQNVMIYDTQCYLFKAWGYCENCHPYCSTMWKLCHKTCSPDCSESGKTACYRGYGPMPDE; from the exons ATGTCGTTTACACCTCTAGTTCTGTTACTTTTTATTGGAGTTGATATCAATGGGGAGT tagGTAAGTGTAGAGATTTAATTTCGGGGTGCGTGAAATCAAGTGACTGTTTTGAATCAGgatactattattattgtaatgGAACGTGTGGATGTACGG ATGGTCATTGTAAAGATAGGATCGATACATGCAAAGAAACTCTCTCTTATTGTTTTAATGAAGAAGATCAAGGTTATTGTGAACAGTCCTGTGGTTATTGTTTAT TAAAGAATTGTAAGGACTTACCTGACCCTAACCTTTGTAATTCGTATAAACACCATTGTGATGAAGAAAATGTCCGATACTTTTGCCCTAAAACCTGTGGAGTGTGTGATA aaatatgcCAAAATGTGATGATATATGATACACAGTGTTATCTTTTCAAGGCTTGGGGATATTGCGAGAACTGTCATCCATATTGTAGTACAATGTGGAAACTTTGCCACAAGACATGCTCACCAGATTGCTCAGAATCAGGAAAAACAGCTTGTTATAGGGGTTATGGTCCTATGCCTGATGAATAA
- the LOC121126707 gene encoding uncharacterized protein isoform X1, producing MSFTPLVLLLFIGVDINGELGKCRDLISGCVKSSDCFESGYYYYCNGTCGCTDGHCKDRIDTCKETLSYCFNEEDQGYCEQSCGYCLLKNCKDLPDPNLCNSYKHHCDEENVRYFCPKTCGVCDSRPTFFHYVITVLINVSIFLLEICQNVMIYDTQCYLFKAWGYCENCHPYCSTMWKLCHKTCSPDCSESGKTACYRGYGPMPDE from the exons ATGTCGTTTACACCTCTAGTTCTGTTACTTTTTATTGGAGTTGATATCAATGGGGAGT tagGTAAGTGTAGAGATTTAATTTCGGGGTGCGTGAAATCAAGTGACTGTTTTGAATCAGgatactattattattgtaatgGAACGTGTGGATGTACGG ATGGTCATTGTAAAGATAGGATCGATACATGCAAAGAAACTCTCTCTTATTGTTTTAATGAAGAAGATCAAGGTTATTGTGAACAGTCCTGTGGTTATTGTTTAT TAAAGAATTGTAAGGACTTACCTGACCCTAACCTTTGTAATTCGTATAAACACCATTGTGATGAAGAAAATGTCCGATACTTTTGCCCTAAAACCTGTGGAGTGTGTGATAGTAGGCCTACATTCTTTCATTATGTTATAActgttttaattaatgtatctatttttttattagaaatatgcCAAAATGTGATGATATATGATACACAGTGTTATCTTTTCAAGGCTTGGGGATATTGCGAGAACTGTCATCCATATTGTAGTACAATGTGGAAACTTTGCCACAAGACATGCTCACCAGATTGCTCAGAATCAGGAAAAACAGCTTGTTATAGGGGTTATGGTCCTATGCCTGATGAATAA
- the LOC121126707 gene encoding uncharacterized protein isoform X3, whose protein sequence is MSFTPLVLLLFIGVDINGELGKCRDLISGCVKSSDCFESGYYYYCNGTCGCTDGHCKDRIDTCKETLSYCFNEEDQGYCEQSCGYCLLKNCKDLPDPNLCNSYKHHCDEENVRYFCPKTCGVCDSRPTFFHYVITVLINAWGYCENCHPYCSTMWKLCHKTCSPDCSESGKTACYRGYGPMPDE, encoded by the exons ATGTCGTTTACACCTCTAGTTCTGTTACTTTTTATTGGAGTTGATATCAATGGGGAGT tagGTAAGTGTAGAGATTTAATTTCGGGGTGCGTGAAATCAAGTGACTGTTTTGAATCAGgatactattattattgtaatgGAACGTGTGGATGTACGG ATGGTCATTGTAAAGATAGGATCGATACATGCAAAGAAACTCTCTCTTATTGTTTTAATGAAGAAGATCAAGGTTATTGTGAACAGTCCTGTGGTTATTGTTTAT TAAAGAATTGTAAGGACTTACCTGACCCTAACCTTTGTAATTCGTATAAACACCATTGTGATGAAGAAAATGTCCGATACTTTTGCCCTAAAACCTGTGGAGTGTGTGATAGTAGGCCTACATTCTTTCATTATGTTATAActgttttaattaat GCTTGGGGATATTGCGAGAACTGTCATCCATATTGTAGTACAATGTGGAAACTTTGCCACAAGACATGCTCACCAGATTGCTCAGAATCAGGAAAAACAGCTTGTTATAGGGGTTATGGTCCTATGCCTGATGAATAA